Genomic window (Chryseobacterium sp. H1D6B):
CAGTATCACTATTTCTCAGCAGATAAAAACTTTCATTCAGTTCTCTTAAGGAACGCAGGTTTAAAATTTTAGCGGGCTTAACTTCGTTTGAATAATTCATCTTTTATTTTTTTTAGTTGGTCAATTAGTTTTTTTGTTATCGATTTCTTTTTTGTCTGATCAGTATTAATTTCTTCCACAGGAATAATGGCCTCTTCGATCTCAGGCTTTACCAGCGGTTCTGCTAGTTTTATAGATTTCAGCACCAGTTTTCCATCATCGCTGTCTGTGGGGAAAGAATCTTTTCTCACGCTGCTGTCTGGTATCTGTGAGTGATCTTCAACTGCTACTGCAGATCGTTTTTTTTTTCAGGATCGTCTTCTTCAAAAAGATCGGAAGAAGAATCTGTACCCCTCTTTTCTTCTGGCTCCAGAGGTTTGGTATACATCATAGTAGATATTTTCGATTTAACCTCTGCATAGTCACTCACCATTTTAAACAGATCCCGCATCACTTCATTTCCTTTGCCCGCATCCTGAAACTGGACATTGTTTTTTTCAGGAGCTGCTGTGGAATCCGTAGCAGGTCCGAAATAAGTTCCGTAGGTTAAAAAATTATTTGCTAATCTGCTCACGGCTATTAAACCAAGCTGTTCAAAACCTTTTAAAAAAGACTGCAGGTCCTGAACCATCATTCCCGCCGACTGGTCTATCATTATTTTTGCAGCTCCGGTCATTGGAGAGGCTGCAGGAGGTGCTAATACTTCACTGTTTACAAATACTACTGCATCTTCTGCAGGATTTGTACCTTGGACACTGGTGCTGCTGCTCATTGTATTAAGGTTTTAGATTACCCTTTTAAAATTTTAATAGCATCCGCAATAATCACAGGATTGAGCTGGTTCAAATTCTGCTGGTTCGTTACTGAATTCTGGATGGAAATACCGCTGGCATGGGTTGCCATCTGATAGAGCATACTCATTGCTTGTGCAGGAGATTCACCAAGCACGGTCACATTGGTCTGCGTTACCGCATCTGTGGTCTGGCTGTTTACTGTATCTGACATATATTTTGTTTAAATGGTTATTAAATTTTAGTTTTTTTGATCATCTTATTTTTCAAAGATTCTTATTCTATCCTGATTCTATCTTTTTTCTTATATTGTAGATTAGAATCTTAGGTGACCCGCTGTTTTCATTGATTTCTGATACAAATTTCTTAAACAAAACAATACCAGCATTCAGGGAAAAAACTGAATTTTAAAAAATAAGGGAATTCCCTCAATCGTAAAATAAAAGTGCAGACTGCTCTGTAAAGCTTCTTCTATATTCCCGGTTACCAAAGAAGAAAACAGGGTTTTATTGACTATACAAAAACATTTTAATCATCAATACAGCATGTTGACACAAACAGAAAACCATCAATAAAATTGATGGTATAAAGAATAATATCTGGAAAATTTAAAAAGAAATTAATGCAGGATTTAAACGTAAATTTTTACAACCAGGTGTTTAAGACACAATAATTTATGGAGTGTTTATTCTATAATGCAGTGAAGAAAGAATGAGCTGATAAAGCCTTTTTATTTACAGCCCTTTTTTTCCTTCTATCCAATAGGCCTGTGATTTAATACAGCTGGGAGCAACACCTTCTGATTTAAGAAATTTTCTTATTACAGTCATTTTTTTACCATTGCCTGTAAGATAAAAAACCACTTCTCCATTCCGGATAGTCTCTTTTTCTTCTTTTAAAAAACTCTTCAAGGTCTCAATAATTTCCAGTGTTCTGTTTTTAGAAGTATAATAACCATACAGACCCAATGTTTCCAGCACAGCAGGCTCTTCCAGCTCATGAAGACATAAAAAAGAAAGATTCAGCCCTTCAGCAAGGTCTTTAATAGAAAGAGAATTTCCCAATGAAGTTTCGTCACCTACAGAGAAATGAATTTTTGCGTCCATATCAAAAAGCTTCTTTCCTCTCGGAAGTAAAATCTTCATTGAATCTCCCACAGACAGCTGATTGATGTAATTACAACCTACCGATGCTGTATTGTGAAGATGAAAAATAATATCAAAAGTACCTTTTTCCTGATCAAAATTAAACGGTGAATAATTACGGAAATCTCTTTCATTAATTCTAATTCCTATCGCATAAGTAGGAGCAAAATCTACTCCTCTTAAATCAGTTTTAAAACGTACCAGCCTCAGGCTATCTGAAATATTTTCAGTCTTTGTAATGGTACAGTCTTTAAATTTGGATGACAAAACGCTTTCTACTGTATCGTTGATCCATTTTGGTAAGCTTGGCATAGATAAATTTTACTGCAAAGGAAGCAGCAAAAGTAAAACACATCGATAGCTGTTTCAAGGAATTAATTGGACAATTCGCGGTTTATGATGACTTCCGGCTCTTATCCCGGAAACCTGAAGGCGGTCTTCCTTCTAATTTGGAAAACAGCCGGGTAAAATATGCATGATCCTGATATCCCAGTTCATGCGCAATTTCTTTTATGCTTAGATGAGTAAAAAACAATAATCTTTTTGCTTCTACCAAGATTTCCTGCTGAATCCAGTACAAAGCAGATCTTCCTGTCGCTTCATGAATAACTTCAGTTAAATATCCAGACGAAATGTTCAGCATCGAGGCATAAAGCGATGGACTTTTTAAGGTTTTAAATTCTTTTCTTATTAAAATCCTAAATTGTCTGGTTAATTGCAAAGCACGGCTTTCTTTTAATATTTCAGGCCTGCATTGATGTAAGAAATTGTAAGCAAACATTCCGGTATAAGCATTTACTAATGACTGCACAACAGAAAAGCCCTCTTTCGCAGCAATCATCTCATCTGTGTAGGAAGCATGAAGCACCCCGGCGCAGGTATTTAATTTTTCTACCCAGCCTGCATCAATAGATAACGGTTTTATTTCAGCCAGAGATTCTTCAAAAACAGAACGCACTGAATCAGGAAGCAGATCCGTTTTAATTCCTAAAAACCAACCCGAAACCTCATCCATTAACAGACCTTGATGTACCTGCCCCGGCATCAGGCAGAAAATAGCAGCTCCCTTCGCTTCTATAACGCTGAAGTCAACCATCATTTTTGCATGTCCGGTTTCTAAAAACATAAAAATATAATGGCTGTCCCTATGTATCCCTTTATCAAAAAGATTATCATTAAAATCCATGATACGATTTTCAACTTTTTCTATCACGATACCATGTTGAGAAATATCGCTTAGGTCGTATGTAGGGATTGTTTTTTTCATCTTTTGAAATCAAGGCCGTAAAGGTAGAAATATACTTGTCTGCCGCAAAATTTTGTTATAGTAATCACCTTTACCTCAGACTGTTTTCTAAACATACAAAATATTACAACACCCTATGTTTGAAATAAGAGTAAACTCCTAATTTCTAAAAATCCGCAGTTTCTCTCTTTTACAGCTTCATCTTTCAGTCTTAATCAGTTGAATGCCGTTAAGCAATAGAATAAAAAAGGGAGTGAACATCAATTCACTCCCTTTCTATTTTTTTATACTATTTGCTATTATCCACTTGAGCAGCGTCTAAAGCAGCTGCAAGCTTGTTATACTTCCCTGCAATGCTTGCTCCGCCTGAGCAGTAGAAATGAAGCATATCATTATCTTGAGGATTCTCAGTATTAATGGTAACTGATTTATCATTAAATGTAAAGACTACATTTTTTCCTTGAAGCACGGCATGATATACGCCTTCTTTTACTTTGTCAGCCTGGGTGTCCATTGTACATGTCGGCTTTTTCTTGTCTGCACGGGATCTTATTTTAATGGATATCTTATTATCATTTATATTTTGCACAGTGATTCCTACCCAGTCGAAACCTTCATTTCTTTTTTCATAGTCTGGTGCGGCATAGCTTCCTTCTACGGCCATTTTAATAGTCGCTGGCTGTTCAGTGGCGGCTGTTTTATCATTCTTGGCCGGCTTCTGCGTACAGCTGCTCAATGTGAAAAGTATACTTCCGGATAATAATACTGCTTTTAAAATGTTCATATGATTTAGTTTTTTATAATTGTATACCAAGCAAAAGGCTTACCAATCACTCACTAGTAAGGAGCTTTCAGGTATGTATTATCAGTCTGCTATTCTGGGTTTTCAATTTAAACTAAATATATTCTTCATCTGCTTCCATTTTTACCTGCAAATGTAATTTTGCTGCCTCATTTTTGAGAAAATTCCGAATAGACAATTTATTGAAAACACTTTATTTCTTTAGTATTTATGTTTTCCATATCTATTTCCGGTTCTTGTATTTTTATATGTACCGCCTTTATGAGAACTTCCCTTCCCTCCTTTGTATGTGCCGCTATGGCTCGAAGAATGTCTTTTTCCTGAATATCTTTTCTGGGCATTTAAGTTTTGAAAAGAAATCAGCATCAGCATTATAGTAATTAATGAAACCAGTTTTTTCATATTGATAGTTTTATAATTATTGATAGTATTATTTTATTTCTCACCGGGTTTGTGAATATGCGGTTTAAGAGCCGGATGTTTAGGTTTTGTTTCTGGAGTAACCCTTCTTCTTTTATCAGGTGTTCCATCAGATTTGTCAGGCTTAGGTCCGGGTTTAATAGATTCTACTTTGTTCATTTTATTTTTTTTACTTAAGTAAAGGTAATTGAGAACTCATAAGATGCCTTACGGGTTTCCGCAAAACCTAACTTATTTTTCAGCCAAAATATAAAGCCGGTTTCATGAGCCGGCTTTATCTGTTTTATTCATTATCTTGCTTTATCTACCATCCCAAATAATAATCAGGACTCAGCCAGATAGGACGGTCCATCCCAAAATGTTCCTGCAGCATTTTTTCAGCTTCACAGAACGCACCTTCCACCCAGCCCTGCTGATCAGAATACGCTTCCCCTATAATATGGATCTGCTCGTCTGCTATCGGTTTTCTCATATAAGGCATTACCTTTTCAACTGAGAATCCAGCTTTCCATGCGTGGTATCCTGCCCCGAAAGGATCATCTGTCCAGTCTTTAAAGTACGTTACATAAGGATCCGGGATCGTTAATTCCTGGCCGTGCAGTTCTCGAAGCTGGTTCATTAATTCATCTACCATCAATTGAGTAGCCTGGACATCATCCAGCTGATGCAGCTCTTTCAATGATGCAGATTTGGCCGCTTTAACCTCGAAAAGCAGTTTATCATCGGTAAGTGCTTTCCAAAAAGTCTGAGTGTCCATATCTCCATAACTTCCTAACAGCATGGAATTATTAGTTTCAGGATCCGTACCGAAATAATAGCATTGTCTCATGGGTAAATCAGTAATGGAATGCCCAGAATCAATTCCCAACTCTTTCCACCAAGGATATTGAAATCCCATTAATATTTTAAAAGCCGGTTCCATAATCACAGAGCGGATATTGTTGTTCAGCACAGAATTTTCATTGATATTGAAAAAGAAATTATCCTGATCTAAAAGCTCCAGCGATTTTCTCGGCATTGCAAGAACTAACTTATTGGCATACACTTTCCATTCGGTATTAGTTTTCAGATTGAGAAAAGTCAGCTGATATTTATGGGTACTGATCAAAGGATGATTTTTTGTGAAAGTAAGCAGTTTATTTTCAGACCAGATGCATGCGCCTTCATTTTCCATATAAGAATTGGCTACTGCATAGGCGATACTGTCATACCCTTCTTCAATAGTTTTATAAATTGTTCCTGCAGAGAAATCTCCCACCATATAAGGAAAAGCTTCCGCTGAATTCCAGTTGATCGTATTGGAATAATAACCGCCTGCATTCGCTAAGAACTCATATCCTTCCTGTGAGATCTGATCCTTGATCAAATTCCAGAATCCTAAATCATTCACTTTACGCTGGTCGTAAGGAGAATTAGGGAAGTTGTATACCAATTTAGGTTTGATATCATCCCAATCTCTGCTGTTTAATTCAAAAGAGTAATCGTAGATAGTAGATCCCTTGATAATTTTATCTTTATAAGTTTTAGCAACCCAGGGATCTGCCATTAAAACATCGTAAATGATTTTATTGAAAAGCTGGTCAGAACTGAAACCGTCATCATCATCATTCAGATAATATCGGGTAGGCAGTTTTTCATTTTCTCCCTGAGCAACGGTCCAGGCGTCTTGTTTGAAACGCTCTTTACGAAGATACATTAACAGCTTTGCAGGATCTCCCATTGGAAATGGAACGGGTGTCATGATATCCTGCAGAACAGGAGTACGTTTAGCTGGATCCTTTTCTGTAAGCGGGTAGCCTTCAATGAGTGTTGTGACAATTTCCTGAGAAGTCAGGTAACGCATAC
Coding sequences:
- a CDS encoding RebB family R body protein, whose amino-acid sequence is MSDTVNSQTTDAVTQTNVTVLGESPAQAMSMLYQMATHASGISIQNSVTNQQNLNQLNPVIIADAIKILKG
- a CDS encoding FAD-binding oxidoreductase; this translates as MPSLPKWINDTVESVLSSKFKDCTITKTENISDSLRLVRFKTDLRGVDFAPTYAIGIRINERDFRNYSPFNFDQEKGTFDIIFHLHNTASVGCNYINQLSVGDSMKILLPRGKKLFDMDAKIHFSVGDETSLGNSLSIKDLAEGLNLSFLCLHELEEPAVLETLGLYGYYTSKNRTLEIIETLKSFLKEEKETIRNGEVVFYLTGNGKKMTVIRKFLKSEGVAPSCIKSQAYWIEGKKGL
- a CDS encoding AraC family transcriptional regulator translates to MKKTIPTYDLSDISQHGIVIEKVENRIMDFNDNLFDKGIHRDSHYIFMFLETGHAKMMVDFSVIEAKGAAIFCLMPGQVHQGLLMDEVSGWFLGIKTDLLPDSVRSVFEESLAEIKPLSIDAGWVEKLNTCAGVLHASYTDEMIAAKEGFSVVQSLVNAYTGMFAYNFLHQCRPEILKESRALQLTRQFRILIRKEFKTLKSPSLYASMLNISSGYLTEVIHEATGRSALYWIQQEILVEAKRLLFFTHLSIKEIAHELGYQDHAYFTRLFSKLEGRPPSGFRDKSRKSS
- a CDS encoding FAD-dependent oxidoreductase — translated: MNKNTPLNAGMHPDLKIEVAVIGAGTSGLYTAYRLVTDKKFTADEVQIFDMNNKLGGRLESVVMPGMNFWGELGGMRYLTSQEIVTTLIEGYPLTEKDPAKRTPVLQDIMTPVPFPMGDPAKLLMYLRKERFKQDAWTVAQGENEKLPTRYYLNDDDDGFSSDQLFNKIIYDVLMADPWVAKTYKDKIIKGSTIYDYSFELNSRDWDDIKPKLVYNFPNSPYDQRKVNDLGFWNLIKDQISQEGYEFLANAGGYYSNTINWNSAEAFPYMVGDFSAGTIYKTIEEGYDSIAYAVANSYMENEGACIWSENKLLTFTKNHPLISTHKYQLTFLNLKTNTEWKVYANKLVLAMPRKSLELLDQDNFFFNINENSVLNNNIRSVIMEPAFKILMGFQYPWWKELGIDSGHSITDLPMRQCYYFGTDPETNNSMLLGSYGDMDTQTFWKALTDDKLLFEVKAAKSASLKELHQLDDVQATQLMVDELMNQLRELHGQELTIPDPYVTYFKDWTDDPFGAGYHAWKAGFSVEKVMPYMRKPIADEQIHIIGEAYSDQQGWVEGAFCEAEKMLQEHFGMDRPIWLSPDYYLGW